The proteins below are encoded in one region of Brassica napus cultivar Da-Ae chromosome A6, Da-Ae, whole genome shotgun sequence:
- the LOC106431565 gene encoding 65-kDa microtubule-associated protein 6, with the protein MLQVGSSNALFFQTNTTCNNLLRELQQIWVEIGESEAEKDKMLMELEKECLQIYQRKVDEAANSKARLHQSVAAMEAEVASLMAALGVLNINSPIKVDKSSKSLKEKLAAVTPLVEELRIQKEERMKQFSDIKAQIEKISGEISGYSEHLNKGMISSLTLEEQDLTLRKLNEYQTHLRTLQKEKSDRLNKVLGYVNEVHTLCGVLGVDFSQTVCEVHPSLHRTDHEQSTNISDNTLEGLDNMIQKLKTERRARFQKLKDVVASLFELWNLMDTPQEERTKFGRVTYVVRSSESSITEPGILSTETVEQVSAEVESLSKLKASKMKELVMKRRSELEDLCRLTHIQPDTSTSAEKSSALIDSGLVDPSELLANIEMQINKIKDEAQSRKDIMDRIDRWLSACEEENWLEEYNLDENRYSAGRGGHVNLKRAERARVTINKIPAMVDNLIKKTLAWEEETQKSFLYDGVRLVNILEDYKLTRKQQEEEKKRYRDQKKRQDLLLTQRESIYGSKPSPRRSSSFRKPNGYSISNGNGSMPPTPRRSSVGTTTPDLLLTPRSYSGHHRQNGYFKEVRRLTSTPLNYVAIQKEDTASTTYTSIYSSEPDSPLQG; encoded by the exons ATGCTGCAAGTTGGAAGTTCCAATGCCCTCTTTTTCCAAACAAACACTACTTGTAATAATCTTCTCCGAGAGCTTCAg CAAATATGGGTTGAAATTGGTGAGAGTGAGGCAGAGAAAGACAAGATGCTGATGGAATTGGAGAAAGAATGTCTTCAAATCTATCAAAGAAAAGTTGACGAAGCTGCAAATTCTAAGGCACGGCTTCATCAGTCTGTTGCAGCTATGGAAGCTGAAGTTGCTTCTCTAATGGCTGCTCTTGGAGTCTTAAACATCAACTCACCG ATAAAAGTGGATAAAAGCTCAAAATCATTGAAAGAAAAGCTTGCAGCTGTGACCCCTCTAGTTGAGGAGTTGAGGATTCAGAAAGAGGAGAGGATGAAGCAGTTTTCTGACATAAAGGCCCAAATCGAGAAGATCAGTGGAGAGATTTCAGGATACAGTGAACATCTCAACAAGGGCATGATCAGTTCCTTGACTCTCGAGGAACAAGACTTGACTCTCAGGAAACTCAACGAGTATCAAACACATCTCCGCACACTTCAAAAGGAAAAG TCTGATCGCCTCAACAAAGTCTTGGGCTATGTCAACGAGGTGCACACGCTTTGCGGTGTTCTAGGAGTTGACTTTAGTCAGACGGTTTGTGAGGTTCATCCGAGCTTGCATAGGACAGACCACGAGCAGTCTACAAACATTAGTGATAACACACTTGAAGGACTAGACAACATGATTCAGAAGCTAAAAACCGAAAGAAGAGCTCGGTTTCAAAAG CTGAAGGATGTAGTGGCTTCGCTTTTCGAGCTATGGAATCTAATGGACACACCACAAGAAGAGAGAACTAAATTTGGCAGAGTTACTTATGTTGTGAGATCATCTGAATCTAGTATCACTGAGCCAGGCATCCTTTCCACCGAGACAGTTGAACAG GTGTCTGCGGAAGTGGAGAGTTTGAGTAAACTAAAAGCTAGCAAAATGAAGGAACTTGTGATGAAACGAAGGTCTGAGTTAGAGGATCTTTGCAGATTAACTCACATTCAACCTGATACAAGCACTTCAGCTGAGAAATCAAGTGCACTAATAGAttctg GTTTAGTGGACCCTTCGGAGCTTCTTGCAAATATCGAAATGCAAATAAACAAGATTAAAGACGAAGCACAGAGCCGTAAAGACATCATGGACAGAATAGACCGTTGGCTCTCCGCATGTGAAGAGGAAAACTGGTTGGAAGAATATAATCTG gatgagaacAGGTATAGCGCTGGAAGAGGTGGACATGTAAACCTCAAGCGTGCAGAACGAGCAAGGGTTACAATCAATAAGATCCCAG CAATGGTTGACAATCTTATCAAGAAAACGCTAGCTTGGGAAGAGGAAACGCAGAAGTCATTTCTCTATGATGGT GTTCGGTTGGTTAACATACTAGAAGACTACAAACTGACAAGGAAACAAcaagaagaggaaaagaaaagatACCGG GACCAAAAGAAGAGGCAGGATCTCTTACTAACCCAAAGGGAATCCATTTACGGATCAAAACCGAGTCCAAGAAGAAGCAGCAGCTTCAGAAAGCCCAATGGTTACAGCATTAGCAATGGGAACGGTTCAATGCCTCCCACGCCTCGCAGAAGCTCGGTAGGGACAACAACTCCTGACCTTCTTCTGACACCAAGATCTTACTCTGGTCACCATCGCCAAAACGGGTATTTCAAAGAAGTTAGGAGACTCACTTCCACTCCATTAAACTATGTGGCCATACAGAAGGAAGATACTGCTTCTACTACTTACACATCGATTTATAGCTCTGAGCCAGACTCACCTCTCCAAGGCTGA